Proteins from a single region of Streptomyces griseiscabiei:
- a CDS encoding IclR family transcriptional regulator — MALKHEPTAPYHSAQDALRVLETVARHAGGVTDAEIARRTGVGSERLTALLRMLRREGYVEQTTDGAYVSGAALARLGSAQGHDQALREQLQHTLDRLRDSVGAAVYVTRYLDGEIQVTGWADGPATPAVHEWVDFRSSAHATAFGKGLLGQLDLNGRRDHLSRHRPARLTARTITNERVLLSKLDAQTPTVPVLDLQEYAPGTVCAAVPITAGSAVGCLALSLPLEHAHRLRAAASTLNRGAAPVLLSLAI, encoded by the coding sequence GTGGCGCTCAAGCACGAGCCGACCGCGCCGTACCACTCGGCCCAGGACGCCCTGCGCGTCCTGGAGACGGTTGCGCGGCACGCAGGTGGCGTCACCGACGCCGAGATCGCCCGTCGCACCGGCGTCGGCAGCGAGCGGTTGACCGCGCTCCTGCGGATGCTGCGTCGCGAGGGATATGTGGAGCAGACCACCGACGGCGCCTATGTCTCCGGTGCCGCCCTCGCCCGGCTGGGCTCCGCCCAGGGTCATGACCAGGCCCTGCGCGAGCAGCTCCAGCACACATTGGACCGGCTGCGGGACTCGGTGGGCGCCGCCGTCTATGTCACCCGCTATCTGGACGGGGAGATCCAGGTCACCGGCTGGGCCGACGGCCCGGCCACGCCCGCGGTCCACGAGTGGGTCGACTTCCGTTCCTCCGCCCATGCCACCGCCTTCGGCAAGGGGCTGCTGGGCCAGCTCGACCTCAACGGCCGGCGCGACCACCTCTCGCGCCACCGCCCGGCCCGGCTCACCGCCCGCACGATCACCAACGAGAGGGTGCTGCTGAGCAAGCTCGACGCCCAGACACCCACGGTCCCCGTCCTCGACCTCCAGGAGTACGCGCCGGGCACGGTCTGCGCGGCCGTCCCCATCACCGCGGGCTCCGCCGTCGGCTGCCTCGCGCTGTCGCTCCCGCTGGAGCACGCGCACCGGCTGCGGGCGGCGGCGAGCACGCTGAACCGGGGGGCGGCGCCGGTGCTGCTGTCGTTGGCGATCTAG
- a CDS encoding response regulator, protein MPAALKIVLAEDSVLLREGLVGVLTRFGHEVVAAVGDAESLIAAVRADTPDLVVTDVRMPPGLTDEGLRAALELRAANPALPVLVLSQYVQRAYAAELLDTGDGTGVGYLLKDRIGQVEQFAEAVERVASGGTVVDPEVVRQLLRRRRDPLAALTPREREVLALVAEGRSNGAVARELVVTEAAVGKHIGNILGKLDLPPAQDTHRRVLAVLAYLRG, encoded by the coding sequence TTGCCCGCAGCGCTGAAGATCGTGCTCGCCGAGGACAGCGTGCTGCTGCGGGAGGGCCTCGTCGGCGTCCTGACCCGCTTCGGCCACGAGGTCGTCGCGGCCGTCGGGGACGCGGAGTCGCTGATCGCGGCCGTGCGGGCGGACACCCCCGACCTCGTCGTCACCGACGTACGGATGCCGCCCGGTCTGACGGACGAAGGCCTGCGCGCCGCCCTCGAACTGCGCGCGGCGAACCCCGCCCTGCCCGTCCTCGTCCTCAGCCAGTACGTCCAACGGGCTTACGCCGCCGAGCTGTTGGACACCGGCGACGGCACCGGCGTCGGCTATCTCCTCAAGGACCGCATCGGTCAGGTCGAGCAGTTCGCGGAGGCGGTGGAGCGGGTCGCGTCCGGCGGCACGGTCGTCGACCCCGAGGTCGTACGGCAGCTGCTGCGGCGCCGGCGTGATCCACTGGCGGCGCTGACCCCGCGCGAGCGGGAGGTGCTGGCGCTGGTCGCCGAGGGGAGGTCGAACGGGGCCGTCGCCCGCGAGCTGGTGGTCACCGAGGCGGCCGTCGGCAAGCACATCGGCAACATCCTCGGGAAGCTGGACCTGCCGCCGGCGCAGGACACACATCGGCGGGTGCTGGCCGTCCTGGCGTACCTGCGGGGATAA
- a CDS encoding sensor histidine kinase: MIRTVVRDAIRDAVRETPRAVAYLLSGMLVGAPLLVVLLVLGTLGLALAPVLVGLPLLAVAVLSGIPVGALERRRLALTRTPPPPDPHATPAEPGLAAWARLRLTERATWRELAYTVLLGLVLWPFDALVLFGALGVPGAMIGAPVQLATTSSASGDARIAKLWLIDSYGQALLCTAAGAVLLLALLWPLVRYARARAALARLLLAPSEAEAERRLDEVTRSRARLVAAFEAERRRIERDLHDGAQQRLVSLSMTLGLVRLDAPPELAGRLAAAHHEADQVLGELRELIHGIHPQVLADYGLPDALADAADRSAVPVEVDVDLPRFAESVESAAYFAVREALANIGRHSRAGRAWIGGRYTGGRLRVEVRDDGTGGADPARGTGLTGLADRLAVLDGTLSVHSPAGGPTVLSLEIPCPQR; encoded by the coding sequence ATGATCCGAACGGTCGTACGGGACGCGATACGGGACGCGGTACGGGAAACGCCTCGCGCGGTGGCCTACCTGCTGAGCGGGATGCTCGTCGGCGCCCCGCTGCTGGTGGTGCTCCTGGTCCTGGGCACCCTGGGCCTCGCCCTCGCCCCGGTCCTCGTCGGCCTGCCGCTGCTCGCCGTGGCCGTCCTGTCGGGCATCCCCGTCGGCGCCCTCGAACGACGGCGGCTGGCCCTCACCCGCACCCCGCCGCCGCCCGACCCGCACGCCACCCCGGCCGAACCCGGACTCGCCGCCTGGGCCCGGCTGCGACTGACCGAGCGGGCGACCTGGCGGGAGCTGGCGTACACGGTGCTGCTCGGTCTCGTGCTGTGGCCGTTCGACGCGCTCGTGCTGTTCGGCGCGCTGGGTGTGCCCGGCGCGATGATCGGGGCGCCCGTGCAGCTGGCGACGACGAGCAGTGCGAGCGGTGACGCGCGGATCGCCAAGCTCTGGCTGATCGACTCCTACGGCCAGGCCCTGCTGTGCACGGCCGCCGGAGCGGTCCTGCTCCTCGCGCTGCTGTGGCCCCTCGTCCGGTACGCGCGGGCCCGCGCCGCCCTGGCCCGGCTGCTGCTCGCGCCGAGCGAGGCGGAGGCGGAACGGCGGCTGGACGAGGTGACACGGTCACGGGCCCGGCTGGTCGCGGCCTTCGAGGCGGAGCGGCGCCGCATCGAGCGCGATCTGCACGACGGGGCCCAGCAGCGGCTGGTCTCCCTGAGCATGACCCTGGGCCTGGTCCGGCTGGACGCCCCGCCGGAGCTGGCCGGCCGCCTCGCCGCCGCCCACCACGAGGCCGACCAAGTACTGGGCGAACTCAGGGAGTTGATCCACGGCATCCACCCCCAGGTGCTCGCCGACTACGGCCTCCCGGACGCCCTCGCCGACGCGGCCGACCGTTCCGCCGTACCCGTGGAGGTGGACGTCGACCTTCCCCGGTTCGCCGAATCCGTCGAGTCCGCCGCGTACTTCGCGGTCCGGGAGGCGCTCGCCAACATCGGCAGGCACAGCAGGGCGGGGCGGGCGTGGATCGGCGGGCGGTACACGGGCGGGCGGCTGCGGGTGGAGGTGCGCGACGACGGCACGGGCGGCGCCGACCCCGCGCGGGGCACGGGCCTCACCGGACTCGCGGACCGGCTCGCCGTGCTCGATGGGACACTGTCCGTCCACAGCCCGGCCGGCGGCCCGACCGTCCTGTCCCTGGAGATCCCTTGCCCGCAGCGCTGA
- a CDS encoding long-chain-fatty-acid--CoA ligase, with protein MESTRRTVAQLVADRWDDHRPGLWFEEQVLTHHEVAAGAAARAALLADLLPPAAEPHVGVLLDNTPEFPQWLSAAALAGAAVAGINPTRRGPELARDILHTECAVLITERAHLPLLDGLELPGVRVLVTDSQAYADLLAPYAGAVPAPARTGPADRLLLYFTSGSTGAPKAAICSQGRLAAAGRALVDRFGVRRDDVHYVCMPLFHGNAVIADWAPALVAGAGVALRRRFSASGFLDDVRAYRATYFTYVGRAVQYVLATAPRPDDRDNPLRTGFGTEAGAVDAAAFEERFGVRLVEGYGSSEGGAAIQRTPGTPPGAIGRAAPGDDLAVVDPETREECPPALLADDGRLLNGTEAIGELVNRGPNPFEGYWRNPEADAARLHDGWYWTGDLFYRDPDGFLHFAGRTDDRLRVDSENLAAAVIENILARYEGAEAVAVYAVPDPVAGDQVMATLAGTFDPCGFAEFLLAQPDLGTKMTPRFIRVVPAMPVTATNKIQRAALRREGFRCSDPVWWRPPGKWAYRKFSAVDQARLVAEYRARGREELLTR; from the coding sequence ATGGAGTCCACGAGGCGCACGGTCGCACAGCTCGTCGCCGACCGGTGGGACGACCACCGGCCCGGGCTGTGGTTCGAGGAACAGGTCCTGACCCACCACGAGGTCGCCGCCGGAGCCGCCGCCCGCGCGGCCCTGCTCGCCGACCTCCTGCCACCCGCCGCCGAGCCCCATGTCGGCGTCCTCCTCGACAACACCCCGGAATTCCCCCAGTGGTTGAGCGCGGCGGCCCTCGCGGGCGCCGCCGTCGCCGGGATCAACCCCACCCGCCGCGGACCCGAACTGGCCCGCGACATCCTGCACACCGAGTGCGCGGTCCTGATCACCGAACGGGCCCACCTGCCGCTCCTCGACGGCCTCGAACTCCCGGGCGTCCGAGTCCTGGTGACGGACAGCCAGGCCTACGCCGACCTCCTCGCCCCGTACGCCGGCGCCGTGCCCGCCCCGGCGCGGACCGGCCCCGCCGACCGCCTCCTCCTCTACTTCACCTCCGGCTCCACCGGCGCACCCAAGGCCGCGATCTGCTCGCAGGGGCGGCTGGCGGCGGCCGGGCGGGCACTGGTGGACCGCTTCGGGGTGCGCCGGGACGACGTGCACTACGTCTGCATGCCGCTGTTCCACGGCAACGCGGTCATCGCCGACTGGGCCCCCGCCCTGGTCGCCGGGGCGGGGGTCGCCCTGCGCCGCCGCTTCTCGGCCTCCGGGTTCCTGGACGACGTACGGGCGTACCGGGCCACGTACTTCACCTATGTCGGACGGGCCGTGCAGTACGTCCTCGCCACCGCGCCCCGCCCCGACGACCGCGACAACCCGCTGCGCACGGGCTTCGGCACGGAGGCCGGGGCGGTGGACGCGGCGGCCTTCGAGGAGCGGTTCGGGGTGCGGCTCGTGGAGGGGTACGGGTCGTCCGAGGGCGGCGCGGCGATCCAGCGCACGCCCGGCACACCGCCCGGCGCGATCGGGCGGGCGGCACCCGGCGACGATCTCGCGGTGGTCGACCCGGAGACGCGCGAGGAGTGCCCGCCGGCCCTGCTCGCCGACGACGGCCGTCTGCTCAACGGCACCGAGGCCATAGGGGAGTTGGTCAACCGCGGCCCCAACCCCTTCGAGGGCTACTGGCGCAACCCGGAGGCGGACGCCGCCCGCCTCCACGACGGCTGGTACTGGACCGGCGACCTGTTCTACCGCGACCCCGACGGCTTCCTCCACTTCGCCGGACGCACCGACGACCGCCTCCGCGTCGACAGCGAGAACCTCGCCGCCGCCGTCATCGAGAACATCCTCGCCCGCTACGAGGGCGCCGAGGCCGTCGCCGTGTACGCCGTGCCCGACCCGGTCGCCGGGGACCAGGTCATGGCGACCCTCGCCGGCACCTTCGACCCCTGCGGTTTCGCCGAATTCCTGCTGGCCCAGCCCGATCTGGGCACGAAGATGACCCCGCGCTTCATCCGGGTCGTCCCGGCCATGCCCGTCACCGCCACCAACAAGATCCAGCGGGCCGCCCTCCGCCGCGAGGGCTTCCGCTGCTCCGACCCGGTCTGGTGGCGCCCGCCCGGGAAGTGGGCGTACCGCAAGTTCTCGGCGGTGGACCAGGCGCGGCTGGTGGCGGAGTACCGGGCGCGGGGGCGGGAGGAGTTGCTGACGAGGTAG
- a CDS encoding DUF3592 domain-containing protein produces the protein MDVFFYLIPLVMMAFIGFMAYRVLSSWLRIRRAWNSGLTAEARCLRAFTTVSTGMGDRSSVHTTIHHVYEFTTHDGRPVRFEEEDGPMTTVEGDFVTVHYTAGPDVVATAHGRDQGFKQGAAGVGILTLLGVAFAFCVFFMVTFHQFSTDPSFPTP, from the coding sequence ATGGACGTCTTCTTCTATCTCATTCCCCTTGTCATGATGGCCTTCATCGGCTTCATGGCCTACCGGGTGCTGAGCAGCTGGCTGCGGATCAGACGCGCCTGGAACAGCGGGCTGACCGCCGAGGCGCGCTGCCTCAGGGCGTTCACGACCGTCAGCACCGGCATGGGCGACCGCAGCTCGGTGCACACCACGATCCACCACGTGTACGAGTTCACGACCCACGACGGCCGCCCCGTCCGCTTCGAGGAGGAGGACGGGCCGATGACGACCGTCGAGGGCGACTTCGTCACCGTCCACTACACCGCCGGCCCGGACGTGGTGGCCACGGCGCACGGCCGCGACCAGGGGTTCAAGCAGGGCGCCGCCGGTGTCGGCATCCTGACCCTGCTCGGGGTGGCCTTCGCGTTCTGTGTCTTCTTCATGGTCACGTTCCACCAGTTCTCGACGGACCCCTCGTTCCCGACGCCGTGA
- a CDS encoding lytic polysaccharide monooxygenase auxiliary activity family 9 protein gives MRHHARNRTKWYAAAVGLATTGALVLSSGGASGHGYTDLPVSRQKLCQNGTVTNCGEIQWEPQSVEGPKGFPGSGPADGQLCSGGNSRFNQLNASTRPGGAAWPTTRVTGGQNYTFRWQFTAMHATTDFKYYVTKAGWNQNHALARSDLNLTPFFTVPYNGQRPPSTLSHTGRLPSGLSGHHVILAVWTVADTTNAFYACSDVTF, from the coding sequence ATGCGCCATCACGCGCGGAACAGGACCAAGTGGTACGCCGCCGCGGTCGGCCTCGCCACCACCGGAGCGCTCGTGCTCTCCAGTGGTGGCGCCTCCGGCCACGGCTACACCGACCTTCCCGTCAGCCGGCAGAAGCTCTGTCAGAACGGCACCGTCACCAACTGCGGCGAGATCCAGTGGGAGCCGCAGAGCGTGGAGGGCCCGAAGGGCTTCCCGGGCTCAGGGCCGGCTGACGGCCAACTCTGCTCCGGCGGCAACAGCCGGTTCAACCAGCTCAACGCGTCCACCAGGCCGGGCGGCGCCGCCTGGCCCACCACCAGGGTGACGGGCGGTCAGAACTACACGTTCCGCTGGCAGTTCACCGCCATGCACGCCACCACCGACTTCAAGTACTACGTCACCAAGGCGGGCTGGAACCAGAACCACGCCCTGGCCCGCTCCGACCTCAACCTCACCCCGTTCTTCACCGTCCCCTACAACGGCCAGCGCCCACCGTCCACGCTCTCCCACACCGGCCGGCTGCCGTCCGGGCTGAGCGGCCACCACGTGATCCTCGCGGTGTGGACGGTCGCGGACACCACCAACGCGTTCTACGCCTGCTCGGACGTCACCTTCTGA
- a CDS encoding SPFH domain-containing protein: MSTTTSSTPEPEGAARPARLIQNETTTEIPVHLLFRDDPAPVAVPVAPAVVGRRRGTGEQPRVRQGLTATKPRPTVEVDPGLVERPARVVPGVVGALGGACGVAGCVLTSWWAGALPGLAVRALGLPTAYAGAGLGPAQWAAYTGAGALTLFGFGGLARGRTGRAWVLGLFGRYRGTVRRTGLLWVNPLVLRRRVDVRLRHWRSEPIAAVDANGVALRVVVLVTWRVRDTARALLGVEDHERYLRECVEAAVSRVLSRLPADVAPGALVRDATLRNTEAVGEALTGLVAVDSAPAGMEVFSVQPTRIEYAPEVAAVMQRRRVAALDAQHRDTVLTSVVDSVEDTVTRLTLRGLVELDDYERKALVKDLTVAFYTGRREVSP, encoded by the coding sequence ATGAGTACGACCACCTCGTCCACACCGGAGCCCGAGGGGGCCGCGCGGCCCGCCCGGCTCATCCAGAACGAGACCACCACCGAGATCCCCGTCCATCTGCTGTTCCGGGACGACCCCGCACCCGTGGCCGTGCCGGTCGCCCCCGCCGTCGTGGGCCGGCGGCGCGGCACCGGTGAGCAGCCCCGGGTGCGGCAGGGGCTCACGGCCACGAAGCCGCGCCCCACCGTCGAGGTCGACCCCGGACTCGTCGAGCGCCCGGCGCGGGTGGTGCCCGGGGTGGTGGGGGCGCTCGGTGGGGCGTGCGGGGTGGCCGGATGCGTCCTCACCTCCTGGTGGGCCGGGGCGTTGCCGGGGCTCGCGGTACGGGCGCTCGGGCTGCCGACCGCGTACGCCGGTGCCGGACTGGGCCCCGCGCAGTGGGCCGCGTACACGGGCGCCGGGGCCCTGACGCTGTTCGGGTTCGGCGGGCTGGCGCGCGGGCGGACCGGACGGGCCTGGGTGCTTGGGCTGTTCGGGCGCTACCGGGGGACCGTCCGCCGTACCGGGCTGCTCTGGGTGAACCCGCTGGTGCTGCGCCGCCGCGTCGACGTACGGCTGCGGCACTGGCGGAGCGAGCCGATCGCGGCGGTGGACGCCAACGGGGTCGCGCTGCGGGTCGTCGTGCTCGTGACCTGGCGGGTCCGGGACACCGCGCGGGCGCTGCTCGGGGTCGAGGACCATGAGCGGTATCTGCGGGAGTGCGTGGAGGCGGCGGTCTCCCGGGTGCTGTCGCGGCTGCCGGCCGATGTGGCGCCGGGCGCGCTGGTCAGGGACGCCACGCTGCGGAACACGGAGGCGGTGGGCGAGGCGCTGACCGGGCTGGTGGCGGTGGACTCGGCGCCGGCCGGGATGGAGGTGTTCTCGGTCCAGCCGACCCGGATCGAGTACGCGCCCGAGGTGGCGGCGGTGATGCAGCGCCGCCGGGTCGCCGCGCTCGACGCCCAGCACCGCGACACCGTGCTCACCTCCGTCGTCGACTCGGTCGAGGACACGGTGACCCGGCTGACCCTGCGCGGCCTGGTCGAACTCGACGACTACGAACGCAAGGCGCTGGTGAAGGACCTGACGGTGGCGTTCTACACAGGGCGGCGCGAAGTGTCGCCGTGA
- a CDS encoding peptidoglycan-binding protein, translating into MGTPVFEEIDPGGDCECPGCVHWRRIMPHSARYARLSHPAARTATSALVVATAAGAALGAGHAVPAVAAAHGPVSPGAVPAGDGPDTPQGKKTPLHGPRGRPADGEKPPKEVRIPPTTRAEIIRRAKTWIAAGVPYSMREYWSDGYRQDCSGFVSMAWNLPGNEWTGSLDKFAQRISKDRLEPGDMLLFHNPKDPQKGSHVVIFGGWTDLAETHYIAYESARPYARRQATPYGYWDNATRYVPYRYKGLVDDAEGRPDGGTDASNGPDGTDGPDGTGAPGVPPEQPGAKGAAGPSAGDRFPGAEAFGSGARNKYVTRLGRMLVERGGARFYTDGPGPVWSDADRRATRAFQRAQGWSGRFADGIPGPLTWSYLVSGRGRDIPQAGNPGPGGKPAQPKPPVVHRPPGKPAAPGGPEEPAPPRGSAKPGKPGAPPVTPASHGVLGYPGRGMFRPGADNPYVSRLGEQLVRKGFGKYYASGPGSRWDESDRRNVEAFQRAQGWRGGAADGYPGPETWRRLFS; encoded by the coding sequence ATGGGGACTCCGGTATTCGAGGAGATCGATCCGGGGGGCGACTGCGAATGCCCCGGTTGTGTCCACTGGCGGCGGATCATGCCGCACTCGGCCCGCTACGCCCGGCTGAGCCACCCGGCGGCCCGAACCGCCACGAGCGCCCTCGTGGTGGCCACCGCCGCCGGTGCCGCACTCGGCGCCGGGCATGCCGTACCGGCGGTCGCGGCGGCCCACGGCCCGGTCAGCCCCGGTGCCGTTCCCGCAGGTGACGGGCCGGACACCCCCCAGGGGAAGAAGACTCCGCTGCATGGTCCCCGAGGGCGCCCGGCGGACGGGGAGAAGCCGCCGAAGGAGGTCCGGATCCCGCCCACCACCCGCGCCGAGATCATCAGACGGGCCAAGACCTGGATCGCGGCCGGGGTGCCGTACAGCATGCGCGAATACTGGTCCGACGGTTATCGGCAGGACTGCTCGGGGTTTGTGTCGATGGCCTGGAACCTCCCCGGGAACGAATGGACGGGCAGCCTCGACAAGTTCGCCCAGCGGATTTCCAAGGACCGGCTGGAACCCGGCGACATGCTGCTCTTCCACAATCCGAAGGACCCGCAGAAGGGCTCGCACGTCGTCATCTTCGGCGGCTGGACGGACCTCGCGGAGACCCACTACATCGCCTACGAGTCGGCCCGCCCGTACGCCCGCAGGCAGGCCACCCCGTACGGGTACTGGGACAACGCGACCCGCTATGTGCCGTACCGCTACAAGGGGCTCGTCGACGACGCCGAGGGCCGCCCGGACGGCGGGACGGACGCCTCCAACGGCCCGGACGGCACCGACGGCCCGGACGGCACCGGTGCCCCCGGGGTCCCGCCGGAGCAGCCGGGCGCCAAGGGTGCCGCAGGGCCGTCCGCAGGTGACCGCTTCCCGGGGGCCGAGGCGTTCGGGTCCGGCGCGCGCAACAAGTACGTCACCCGGCTGGGGCGGATGCTGGTGGAGCGCGGCGGGGCCCGCTTCTACACCGACGGGCCGGGGCCGGTCTGGTCCGACGCCGACCGCCGGGCCACCCGGGCGTTCCAGCGGGCGCAGGGCTGGTCGGGCCGGTTCGCGGACGGCATTCCGGGCCCGCTGACCTGGTCCTATCTGGTCAGCGGCCGGGGCCGGGACATCCCGCAGGCCGGCAACCCGGGCCCCGGGGGCAAGCCCGCGCAGCCGAAGCCGCCGGTGGTGCACCGGCCGCCCGGGAAGCCGGCCGCACCCGGCGGGCCCGAGGAGCCCGCCCCGCCCAGGGGCTCGGCGAAGCCGGGGAAGCCGGGGGCGCCGCCCGTGACGCCCGCCTCGCACGGCGTGCTCGGCTATCCCGGGCGGGGCATGTTCCGGCCGGGCGCGGACAACCCGTATGTCAGCCGGCTCGGGGAGCAGCTGGTCAGGAAGGGTTTCGGCAAGTACTACGCCTCGGGGCCGGGGTCCCGCTGGGACGAGTCGGACCGGCGGAACGTGGAGGCGTTCCAGCGGGCCCAGGGGTGGCGCGGCGGCGCGGCGGACGGCTACCCGGGCCCGGAGACCTGGCGCCGCCTGTTCTCCTGA
- a CDS encoding glycosyltransferase family 2 protein codes for MTSTPTGARHNHDPSETTRLKVPSHRTGAFRRLKKTLPRYDYEHYSRLAGPLTQPDPTKPYRVQYRSLISQEPHRLRVALMLAAAPLLSLVLLAWLLQQDHWTKRDYVEYEFLPTLDLVMLVSIGLIEFFRCMNVLSNAHATLVARDPVPVVPETGTRVAFLTSFVPGKEPLEMVTKTLEAAVRLRHRGLLHVWLLDEGDDADVKAVCARLGVHHFSRKGIAKWNQPKGPHRAKTKHGNYNAWLDAHGDDYDFFASVDTDHIPLPNYLERMLGFFRDPNIGFVIGPQVYGNYDNFVTKAAESQQFLFHALIQRAGNKYGAPMFVGTSNAVRIKALKQIGGLYDSITEDMATGFEIHRHRNPATGKKWRSVYTPDVLAVGEGPSAWTDFFTQQMRWSRGTYETILKQYWKGWYSLPPTKLFNYTMMIIFYPMSALNWILAALSCALFLGLGASGVNIDPTVWLMLYGNASALQIGLYVWNRRHNVSPHEPEGSGGVAGMVMSALSAPLYAKALIDSALRRKSKFVVTPKGDSASPDRWFGTFRYHWYFIAIFGASITAGFVLGHAHPAMIIWAVFAMMITALPIFAWRYMLRQDKKKAAAAAELQGSMVAPPEAAPAPFAPPQTPHAPPAPHAPQHKPSWAASGSGGGGSDQTMQIALGGLGGRGGAGGRKE; via the coding sequence ATGACGTCGACGCCGACGGGCGCCCGGCATAACCACGACCCGTCCGAGACGACCCGGCTCAAGGTGCCGTCGCACCGGACCGGAGCCTTCCGCAGGCTCAAGAAGACACTTCCCAGATACGACTACGAGCACTACAGCCGACTCGCCGGACCACTGACCCAGCCCGATCCGACCAAGCCCTACCGGGTGCAGTACCGCTCACTGATCTCCCAGGAACCGCACCGGCTGCGGGTCGCCCTGATGCTGGCGGCCGCGCCCCTGCTCTCCCTGGTCCTGCTGGCCTGGCTGCTGCAGCAGGACCACTGGACCAAGCGCGACTACGTCGAGTACGAGTTCCTGCCCACCCTCGACCTGGTCATGCTGGTCTCGATCGGCCTGATCGAGTTCTTCCGCTGTATGAACGTGCTGTCGAACGCGCACGCCACCCTGGTCGCCCGCGACCCGGTCCCGGTGGTGCCCGAGACCGGCACCAGAGTCGCCTTCCTCACCTCCTTCGTGCCCGGCAAGGAGCCGCTGGAGATGGTGACGAAGACCCTGGAGGCCGCGGTCAGGCTCCGGCACCGGGGACTGCTGCACGTCTGGCTGCTCGACGAGGGCGACGACGCCGATGTGAAGGCGGTCTGCGCGCGCCTGGGCGTGCACCACTTCTCCCGCAAGGGCATCGCGAAGTGGAACCAGCCCAAGGGCCCGCACCGTGCCAAGACCAAGCACGGCAACTACAACGCCTGGCTGGACGCGCACGGCGACGACTACGACTTCTTCGCCTCGGTCGACACCGACCACATCCCGCTCCCCAACTACCTGGAGCGGATGCTCGGTTTCTTCCGGGACCCGAACATCGGCTTCGTCATCGGCCCCCAGGTGTACGGCAACTACGACAACTTCGTCACCAAGGCCGCCGAGTCCCAGCAGTTCCTGTTCCACGCGCTGATCCAGCGCGCCGGCAACAAGTACGGCGCCCCCATGTTCGTCGGCACCTCCAACGCCGTACGGATCAAGGCGCTCAAGCAGATCGGCGGGCTGTACGACTCGATCACCGAGGACATGGCCACCGGTTTCGAGATCCACCGCCACAGGAACCCGGCGACGGGGAAGAAGTGGCGCTCGGTCTACACCCCGGACGTCCTCGCGGTGGGTGAGGGGCCCAGCGCCTGGACGGACTTCTTCACCCAGCAGATGCGCTGGTCGCGCGGGACGTACGAGACGATCCTCAAGCAGTACTGGAAGGGCTGGTACTCGCTGCCGCCGACCAAGCTCTTCAACTACACGATGATGATCATCTTCTACCCGATGTCCGCCCTCAACTGGATCCTGGCGGCGCTGAGTTGCGCCCTGTTCCTGGGCCTGGGCGCCTCCGGGGTGAACATCGACCCGACCGTGTGGCTGATGCTCTACGGCAACGCGTCCGCGCTGCAGATAGGCCTGTACGTCTGGAACCGCCGGCACAACGTCTCCCCGCACGAGCCGGAGGGCTCCGGCGGGGTGGCCGGCATGGTGATGTCCGCGCTGTCGGCGCCGCTCTACGCGAAGGCGCTGATCGACTCGGCCCTGCGCCGCAAGAGCAAGTTCGTGGTCACGCCCAAGGGGGACTCGGCGAGCCCGGACCGGTGGTTCGGCACCTTCCGGTACCACTGGTACTTCATCGCCATCTTCGGGGCCTCGATCACCGCCGGGTTCGTCCTCGGCCACGCACACCCCGCGATGATCATCTGGGCCGTCTTCGCCATGATGATCACCGCCCTCCCCATCTTCGCCTGGCGCTACATGCTGCGGCAGGACAAGAAGAAGGCCGCCGCCGCGGCCGAGCTCCAGGGGTCCATGGTGGCGCCGCCCGAGGCGGCTCCCGCCCCGTTCGCGCCACCACAGACACCGCACGCCCCACCCGCGCCTCACGCTCCCCAGCACAAGCCGAGCTGGGCGGCGTCCGGGTCGGGCGGCGGGGGTAGCGACCAGACGATGCAGATCGCGCTGGGCGGACTCGGCGGACGTGGCGGAGCGGGGGGACGTAAGGAATGA